Proteins from one Xiphophorus hellerii strain 12219 chromosome 8, Xiphophorus_hellerii-4.1, whole genome shotgun sequence genomic window:
- the enc1 gene encoding ectoderm-neural cortex protein 1 translates to MKMSVCVHENRKSRASTGSMNIYLFHKSSYADSVLMHLNSLRQQRLFTDVLLHAGSRSFPCHRAVLAACSRYFEAMFSGGLRESQASEVDFRDSIHPEVLELLLDYAYSSRVVINEENAESLLEAGDMLEFQDIRDACAEFLERNLHPSNCLGMLLLSDAHQCTKLSELSWGMCLSNFPAICKTEDFLQLPKDMVVQLLSHEELETEDERLVYEAALNWINYDLEKRHCFLPELLRTVRLALLPAIFLMENVSTEELINDQAKSKELVDEAIRCKLKILQNDGVVNSPCARPRKTSHALFLLGGQTFMCDKLYLVDQKAKEIIPKADIPSPRKEFSACAIGCKVYITGGRGSENGVSKDVWVYDTVHEEWSKAAPMLIARFGHGSAELKHCLYVVGGHTAATGCLPASPSVSLKQVEQFDPVANKWTMVAPLREGVSNAAVVSVKLKLFAFGGTSVTHDKLPKVQCYDPQENRWTVPASCPQPWRYTAAAVLGNQIFVMGGDTEFSACSAYKFSSENYQWTKVGDVTAKRMSCQAVASGNKLYVVGGYFGTQRCKTLDCYDPTLDAWNSITTVPYSLIPTAFVSTWKHLPA, encoded by the coding sequence ATGAAAATGTCAGTGTGCGTCCATGAAAACCGGAAATCCCGAGCCAGCACCGGCTCCATGAACATCTACCTTTTCCACAAATCCTCCTATGCTGACAGTGTCCTTATGCACCTCAACTCTCTACGGCAGCAGAGGCTCTTTACAGACGTCCTCCTCCACGCGGGCAGCCGTTCCTTCCCCTGCCACCGCGCCGTGCTGGCCGCCTGCAGCCGCTACTTCGAGGCCATGTTCAGTGGCGGTCTGAGGGAGAGTCAGGCCAGCGAGGTCGACTTCCGAGACTCGATCCACCCGGAGGTTTTAGAGCTGCTGCTTGACTACGCATACTCATCACGGGTGGTGATCAATGAGGAGAATGCAGAGTCGCTGCTGGAGGCTGGGGACATGTTGGAGTTTCAGGACATCCGTGATGCCTGCGCCGAATTCCTGGAGAGAAACCTTCATCCGTCCAACTGTCTTGGCATGCTGTTGCTGTCTGACGCCCACCAGTGTACGAAGCTGTCAGAGCTCTCCTGGGGCATGTGTTTAAGCAACTTCCCTGCCATTTGCAAGACAGAGGACTTTCTCCAATTGCCCAAAGATATGGTAGTGCAGCTTTTGTCACACGAGGAGCTGGAGACAGAAGATGAGAGACTGGTTTATGAAGCTGCCCTTAATTGGATTAACTATGACCTAGAAAAGAGGCACTGCTTCCTCCCAGAGCTTCTGAGAACGGTTCGTCTCGCCTTACTGCCTGCCATCTTTctaatggaaaatgtttcaacaGAAGAGCTGATTAATGATCAGGCCAAAAGCAAAGAACTGGTTGATGAAGCTATTCGCTGCAAGCTTAAGATCCTCCAGAATGATGGCGTGGTCAACAGCCCGTGTGCTCGACCTAGAAAAACCAGCCATGCCCTTTTCCTGCTTGGCGGACAGACATTCATGTGTGACAAATTGTACCTGGTAGACCAGAAAGCCAAAGAGATAATCCCGAAGGCTGACATCCCCAGTCCCAGGAAGGAGTTCAGTGCCTGTGCCATTGGCTGTAAGGTTTACATCACAGGCGGGAGAGGATCAGAGAACGGCGTTTCCAAAGACGTATGGGTCTACGACACTGTGCATGAGGAATGGTCCAAAGCAGCACCTATGCTCATCGCCAGGTTTGGCCATGGCTCCGCGGAGCTGAAACACTGCCTATATGTTGTTGGGGGACACACCGCGGCAACGGGCTGTCTCCCGGCCTCTCCGTCCGTGTCCCTCAAACAAGTGGAACAGTTTGACCCAGTGGCAAACAAGTGGACCATGGTGGCACCTCTCAGAGAGGGTGTGAGCAATGCGGCAGTGGTCAGTGTGAAACTCAAGTTGTTTGCCTTCGGCGGAACCAGCGTCACCCACGACAAACTGCCCAAGGTGCAGTGCTACGATCCGCAGGAAAACCGATGGACTGTGCCAGCATCCTGCCCGCAGCCGTGGCGTTACACCGCTGCTGCCGTGCTGGGGAACCAAATATTTGTCATGGGCGGGGATACCGAATTCTCAGCCTGCTCGGCTTACAAGTTCAGCAGCGAGAACTACCAGTGGACTAAAGTGGGGGACGTAACGGCCAAGCGAATGAGCTGCCAGGCTGTGGCTTCGGGAAACAAACTGTACGTGGTGGGCGGGTACTTTGGTACACAGCGGTGTAAAACTCTGGACTGCTACGACCCCACACTCGATGCATGGAACAGCATCACAACTGTTCCGTACTCACTCATTCCTACTGCCTTTGTCAGCACCTGGAAACATCTACCAGCGTGA